The genomic segment CTTATTGGGAAAATAGATTAACTAAATTTGCAGTCAACTATGAAAAAACAAGTCGTTTCGGCGAGACCTACTTACAATTTAAAGATTTTCATGGTTTGCAACTGGAATTGGTTGAACGTGCAGAAGGCCAGTCAAACAATTGGAATTTTGGAGATGTATCACCAGAAATAGCGATTAAAGGATTCGGCGGAGCCGTCTTGTATTCAACAGATCCTGCTTCAACAATTGAAACTTTACAAGAAACAATGGGACTGGAAAAAGTATCTGAAGAAGCAGGTCTTGTCCGATTTCAAGCTTATGGGGATATCGGGAATATTATTGACGTCAAACAAAGTACTGTTGCACCTGGACAAATGGGTGTTGGAACAGTTCACCATATTGCTTGGCGGGCAAAAGATGATGCAGATCATATAGACTGGCAAGATCATGTCTACAATAAAGGCTATGGGGTAACAGAAATAAAAGACCGCAACTATTTTAACGCTGTTTATTTTAGAGAATACGGCGATATTCTTTTTGAAATTGCAACGGATACTCCTGGATTTGCCCATGACGAATCTTATGAGACAATGGGACGAACACTAAAACTACCACCACAATACGAAAATGCACGAGATCAACTTATGAATACACTTATTCCAATTGAAGTAAAAGAATTGGATTAAAACAAATCAACTAATTGGAGGAATACAAAATGAACACATTTGCTGGAATTCACCATGTAACAGCTATAACAAGTAGTGCAGAAAAAATTTATGACTTTTATACAAATATATTAGGGATTCGCTTAGTTAAAAAAACGATCAATCAAGATGATATCCACACGTATCACTTATTCTTTGCTGATGAAAGCGGCAATCCAGGAACCGATATGACGTTTTTTGACT from the Carnobacterium inhibens subsp. inhibens DSM 13024 genome contains:
- a CDS encoding ring-cleaving dioxygenase, coding for MKKTAGIHHITAIVGHPQENIDFYAGILGLRLVKKTVNFDDPGTYHLYFGDDGGKPGTIITFFPWAGAAQGKIGGGQVGVTTFAIPVGTLSYWENRLTKFAVNYEKTSRFGETYLQFKDFHGLQLELVERAEGQSNNWNFGDVSPEIAIKGFGGAVLYSTDPASTIETLQETMGLEKVSEEAGLVRFQAYGDIGNIIDVKQSTVAPGQMGVGTVHHIAWRAKDDADHIDWQDHVYNKGYGVTEIKDRNYFNAVYFREYGDILFEIATDTPGFAHDESYETMGRTLKLPPQYENARDQLMNTLIPIEVKELD